Proteins found in one Candidatus Methylacidiphilales bacterium genomic segment:
- the pdxH gene encoding pyridoxamine 5'-phosphate oxidase: MSEDVSLEVAGLRRDYTNRGLRREDLAAEPFSQFRLWFQEAQKAELLEPNAMTCATADRSGRVTARTVLLKAFDERGFVFFTNTGSTKARQLAENPQAALLFAWLPLERQVSVSGKVEKITPAETLAYFASRPFGSRLGAWVSMQSSIIPSRKVLEMKFEEMKAKFAQGEVPLPDFWSGYRVAPQTVEFWQGGRDRLHDRFLYSLGPEGYWSIDRLSP, from the coding sequence ATGAGCGAGGATGTTTCCCTGGAAGTCGCCGGACTGAGGCGGGATTACACCAACCGCGGCCTGCGACGCGAAGATCTGGCGGCCGAACCCTTTTCCCAATTCCGTCTTTGGTTCCAGGAAGCCCAGAAGGCCGAACTGCTCGAACCCAACGCCATGACCTGCGCGACGGCGGATCGCAGCGGCCGGGTCACCGCCCGCACCGTTCTCTTGAAGGCCTTTGATGAAAGAGGTTTTGTCTTCTTCACCAACACCGGCAGCACCAAAGCCAGACAACTGGCCGAAAACCCACAGGCGGCCCTGCTCTTCGCCTGGTTGCCCTTGGAACGCCAGGTTTCTGTCTCGGGGAAGGTGGAAAAGATCACCCCTGCGGAAACCCTCGCTTATTTCGCCAGCCGTCCATTCGGCAGCCGCCTGGGCGCCTGGGTCTCGATGCAGAGCAGCATCATTCCCTCCAGAAAAGTGCTGGAGATGAAATTCGAGGAAATGAAAGCCAAGTTCGCCCAGGGTGAAGTCCCGCTTCCGGATTTTTGGTCGGGTTACCGGGTGGCTCCGCAGACGGTGGAATTCTGGCAGGGCGGCAGGGACCGGCTGCACGACCGCTTTCTCTACTCACTCGGCCCGGAAGGCTACTGGTCGATTGACCGATTGTCACCCTGA
- a CDS encoding phosphatase PAP2 family protein codes for MTDPKATETKPTRQILLAEFLDVYLSGLQRIGRGRWWIVGGLVALAAILVVCVPHDRQIQEAIAGPKDPQQHQLARTISFWGDYPTGIAPVALAIWALGVFLRRRSWRRAMIAVLLAATLAGIGANCLRLTLGRPRPSANLPDGLYGLQAKSKFHGFPSGHAATAFGSGGALAAAVPPLAIPSLALAASVGWSRMELGRHFLTDILAGSFIGLVFGVAFGGAARCVKHPNEEDPGSPSGEGWDQGDNRSIDQ; via the coding sequence GTGACTGACCCAAAAGCAACCGAGACAAAACCCACCAGACAAATTCTTTTGGCGGAATTCCTCGATGTCTACCTGTCTGGTCTGCAGCGGATCGGCAGGGGCAGGTGGTGGATTGTGGGCGGCTTGGTCGCGTTGGCGGCCATCTTGGTGGTTTGTGTGCCGCATGACCGGCAGATCCAGGAAGCCATCGCCGGCCCCAAGGACCCGCAGCAACACCAACTGGCCCGGACCATCAGCTTCTGGGGAGATTATCCGACCGGCATCGCCCCGGTGGCCTTGGCCATCTGGGCCCTGGGGGTTTTTCTACGCCGGAGATCCTGGCGCCGGGCCATGATCGCCGTGCTCCTGGCCGCTACCTTGGCGGGTATTGGCGCCAACTGCCTCCGTCTGACCTTGGGCCGTCCGCGCCCTTCGGCCAACCTGCCGGACGGCCTGTACGGCTTGCAGGCTAAGTCGAAATTCCACGGCTTCCCCTCCGGCCATGCCGCCACCGCCTTCGGCAGCGGGGGGGCTTTGGCTGCCGCTGTCCCGCCCCTGGCCATCCCCAGCCTGGCCCTGGCCGCCTCGGTTGGTTGGTCACGGATGGAACTGGGCCGCCACTTCCTCACCGACATCCTGGCCGGATCGTTCATCGGCCTGGTCTTCGGGGTGGCCTTTGGCGGTGCCGCCCGCTGTGTGAAGCACCCGAATGAAGAGGATCCGGGTAGTCCCTCTGGTGAGGGCTGGGATCAGGGTGACAATCGGTCAATCGACCAGTAG
- the purB gene encoding adenylosuccinate lyase, translating to MISRYSRPAMTALWTEEAKLDLWLEIEVSACEGMAALGVIPKKDASTIRKKARYRIEEVRKNEERTHHDVLAFLEEVAVHVGPAGRWIHQGLTSSDLLDTTLAVQCVRAADILLEDLGQLRDVIARKARKYQLTPMIGRSHGIHAEPVTYGLKLALMYEEFGRSIDRLVEARKQIAVGKLSGAVGTHAHLDPRVETHVCQKLGLKAAHISTQIIQRDRHAHFMTTLALIASSIDRWATEFRHLQRTEVLEVEEYFSPGQKGSSAMPHKRNPIIGERLSGLARVIRGNAVAALENVPLWHERDISHSSAERVILPDSTILLDYMLAKLTDLVDRQIVYPENMLRNLEITRGLYFSQSVLLALTDRGVARRTAYEVVQRNAMACWRGEGKPFLSYLLEDAEVVKLIKPAELKKICSLDRHFRHVKGTFKKCGL from the coding sequence ATGATTTCCCGCTATTCCCGCCCCGCCATGACCGCCCTCTGGACTGAAGAAGCCAAACTCGACCTCTGGCTCGAAATCGAGGTTTCGGCCTGCGAGGGCATGGCCGCCCTCGGTGTCATCCCGAAGAAGGATGCCTCCACCATCCGGAAAAAAGCACGCTACCGCATCGAGGAAGTGCGCAAGAACGAGGAGCGGACCCACCACGATGTCCTGGCTTTCTTGGAAGAAGTGGCCGTGCACGTCGGCCCGGCCGGCCGCTGGATCCACCAAGGTCTGACCTCCTCCGATCTCCTCGACACCACCCTGGCGGTCCAATGCGTCCGCGCGGCCGACATTCTTCTGGAAGACCTCGGCCAACTTCGCGACGTCATCGCCCGCAAGGCCCGGAAATACCAACTGACCCCGATGATCGGGCGTTCCCACGGCATCCATGCCGAGCCGGTCACCTACGGGCTCAAACTGGCCCTGATGTATGAGGAATTCGGTCGTTCCATCGATCGCCTGGTGGAAGCGCGCAAGCAAATCGCCGTCGGCAAACTCTCCGGGGCCGTCGGCACCCACGCCCACCTGGACCCGCGGGTCGAAACCCACGTCTGCCAGAAGCTCGGCCTGAAGGCGGCCCACATTTCCACCCAGATCATCCAGCGCGACCGCCATGCCCACTTCATGACCACCCTGGCCCTCATCGCGTCTTCGATCGACCGCTGGGCCACGGAGTTCCGCCACCTCCAGCGCACCGAGGTCCTGGAAGTGGAGGAATACTTCTCCCCTGGGCAAAAAGGGTCTTCCGCCATGCCCCACAAACGCAACCCGATCATCGGCGAGCGCCTCTCCGGTCTGGCCCGGGTCATCCGCGGCAACGCCGTGGCGGCGTTGGAAAATGTGCCCCTTTGGCACGAGCGCGACATCTCCCATTCCTCGGCCGAGCGCGTCATCCTGCCCGATTCGACCATCCTGCTCGATTACATGCTGGCCAAACTGACCGACCTGGTTGACCGCCAGATCGTCTATCCGGAAAACATGCTGCGGAATTTGGAAATCACCCGCGGGCTCTATTTCTCCCAGAGCGTCCTGCTGGCCTTGACCGACCGTGGCGTCGCCCGCCGCACCGCCTACGAGGTGGTCCAGCGCAACGCCATGGCCTGTTGGCGGGGCGAGGGCAAACCCTTCCTTTCCTACTTGCTGGAAGATGCCGAAGTGGTGAAGCTGATCAAACCGGCCGAGCTGAAAAAAATCTGCTCGCTCGACCGCCACTTCCGCCACGTCAAGGGCACGTTCAAGAAGTGCGGCCTTTGA
- the recF gene encoding DNA replication and repair protein RecF (All proteins in this family for which functions are known are DNA-binding proteins that assist the filamentation of RecA onto DNA for the initiation of recombination or recombinational repair.), with amino-acid sequence MLTSLHLADFRCHADVHYRELGPRVAFVGENGKGKTTLLEAVHFLARVRSFRTHQNRELIAWGKTACGVSGRFTGEPDEWLKVTWSPDERTLTAGGEALNFRHYWGRCLVTVFQNTDRQLVQGAAQVRRQWVDSLISTFDPVYLEAVQASHLLLRQKNALLRQERPDRGTWEALTAQLRRHTEGIARARAAFTVQAAPLLGRFYSDLAGGREVLVLRHADEITRQLARTDAELWERETALRLARLGPHRDDWEMDLDGQPLRQFGSEGQQKSAVLALRDVEVALVRERRGRWPILLVDDAVNELDAGRQELFWQRLPKDAQILLATTRTDRLPLGMDFAVVPL; translated from the coding sequence GTGCTCACCTCGCTCCACTTAGCCGACTTCCGCTGCCATGCGGATGTCCACTACCGCGAGCTCGGACCCCGGGTGGCCTTCGTCGGGGAAAACGGGAAGGGCAAGACCACCCTGCTGGAAGCGGTGCATTTCCTGGCCCGCGTCCGTTCGTTCCGCACCCATCAGAACCGCGAACTCATCGCCTGGGGAAAAACCGCCTGCGGGGTTTCCGGTCGTTTCACGGGGGAACCGGATGAATGGTTGAAGGTGACCTGGAGTCCGGACGAGCGGACGCTGACGGCGGGAGGTGAAGCGCTCAACTTCCGCCATTACTGGGGCCGTTGCCTGGTCACGGTGTTCCAGAACACCGACCGCCAATTGGTCCAAGGGGCGGCGCAGGTCCGCCGCCAATGGGTGGACAGCCTCATCTCCACCTTCGATCCGGTCTATCTGGAAGCCGTGCAGGCCTCCCATTTGCTCCTCCGCCAAAAGAACGCCCTCCTGCGCCAGGAACGCCCCGATCGCGGCACATGGGAGGCGCTGACGGCGCAATTGCGACGCCATACGGAAGGCATCGCCCGGGCCCGGGCGGCCTTCACCGTGCAGGCCGCACCCTTGCTGGGGCGTTTCTACAGTGACCTGGCCGGAGGCCGGGAGGTCCTGGTCTTGCGCCACGCCGACGAAATCACCCGCCAACTGGCCCGCACCGACGCCGAACTTTGGGAACGGGAAACCGCCCTGCGTCTGGCCCGTCTCGGCCCGCACCGCGATGATTGGGAAATGGATCTCGACGGCCAGCCGTTGCGACAGTTCGGCTCGGAGGGGCAGCAGAAATCGGCCGTGCTGGCCCTGCGCGACGTGGAAGTGGCCTTGGTTAGGGAAAGGCGCGGGCGCTGGCCCATCCTGTTGGTCGACGACGCGGTCAACGAATTGGATGCCGGTCGCCAGGAGTTGTTCTGGCAGCGCCTGCCGAAGGATGCGCAGATCCTGCTGGCCACCACCCGCACCGACCGATTGCCCCTGGGAATGGATTTTGCCGTGGTGCCGCTGTGA
- the fabV gene encoding enoyl-ACP reductase FabV: MVIKPKIRGFICLTAHPEGCAAHIREQIAHIRSKGPLVNGPRKVLVIGSSTGYGLASRIAAAFGSGASTLGLFFEKAPEPERTASTGWYNTVAFTQEAHAAGLYAKNINGDAFSDEVKKSTVDLIKQDLGQVDLVVYSLASPRRTHPRTGATHKSCLKPIGSTYSAKSLDTDRAQVIDVNIEPATETEIADTVAVMGGEDWEWWIDALEQGGVLAPGARTVAYSYIGPEQTYPVYRNGTIGRAKEDLEATAHRLHARLSKSGGGAYVSVNKALVTQASSAIPVVPLYISILYKVMKEKGLHEGCIEQIQRLFADQLYAPKGPATDDKGRIRVDDWEMRPEIQEIVAGFWTRVNTENLLELSDFSGYQKEFLKLFGFGLPGVDYEAEADPTKLGGRTAEI, translated from the coding sequence ATGGTCATCAAACCGAAGATTCGTGGATTCATCTGTCTCACCGCCCACCCGGAAGGTTGTGCCGCCCACATCCGGGAACAGATCGCCCACATCCGTTCCAAGGGCCCCCTCGTCAATGGACCCCGCAAGGTGTTGGTCATTGGTTCCTCGACCGGTTACGGACTGGCCTCGCGCATCGCCGCCGCCTTCGGCTCCGGTGCCTCCACGCTCGGGCTGTTCTTCGAAAAAGCCCCCGAGCCAGAACGCACCGCCAGCACGGGTTGGTACAACACCGTTGCCTTCACGCAAGAGGCCCACGCGGCCGGACTTTACGCCAAAAACATCAACGGCGACGCCTTTTCCGACGAAGTCAAAAAATCGACCGTTGATCTCATCAAGCAGGACCTCGGACAGGTCGACCTGGTGGTCTACAGCCTGGCCTCTCCGCGTCGAACCCACCCCCGCACCGGAGCGACCCACAAGTCCTGCCTGAAGCCCATCGGGTCCACCTACTCGGCCAAGAGCCTCGACACCGACCGGGCCCAGGTCATCGACGTGAACATCGAGCCGGCCACCGAAACCGAAATCGCCGATACCGTCGCCGTCATGGGGGGCGAAGACTGGGAATGGTGGATCGACGCCCTGGAGCAGGGTGGCGTCCTGGCCCCCGGGGCGCGCACGGTGGCCTATTCCTACATCGGGCCGGAACAAACCTACCCGGTCTACCGCAACGGCACCATCGGCCGGGCCAAGGAAGACCTGGAGGCCACCGCCCACCGTCTCCACGCCCGGCTGTCCAAGTCCGGAGGCGGGGCCTACGTCTCGGTCAACAAGGCCCTGGTCACCCAGGCCAGCTCGGCCATTCCCGTCGTCCCCCTTTACATCTCCATCCTTTACAAAGTGATGAAGGAAAAGGGATTGCATGAGGGATGCATCGAGCAGATCCAGCGCCTCTTCGCCGATCAACTCTACGCCCCCAAAGGACCCGCGACCGATGACAAGGGCCGCATCCGGGTCGATGATTGGGAAATGCGCCCCGAGATCCAGGAAATCGTGGCCGGCTTCTGGACGCGGGTGAACACTGAAAACCTGCTGGAGCTTTCCGACTTTTCCGGATACCAGAAGGAATTCCTCAAGCTCTTCGGCTTTGGTCTGCCCGGGGTGGACTATGAAGCCGAGGCCGACCCGACGAAACTCGGCGGACGCACGGCCGAAATTTGA
- a CDS encoding glycosyltransferase → MSSLVHLPSGPTLDYWWERLRGKPQRKRFLLTKIIEVTAYGFFKAKRPEETAALTCVPVLQLKPMLKKNGVKQDAKAVVVVPTRCQSRANCAQLERLMERLVTQSASLIVVNDGSKCWPKLPTSVHQLDHSNGRGPAAARNTGIAHALKMGADIILMTDMDCVPQENWVAATRRAFQGNPYAHAFSGLTLSLNATWMDRYHDINGTLNGRRFKETPFLLYGPTCNLAISRELAQAVSFDESFRSAACEDIDFCFRALERGFRVLHAPEMVVHHDYQYRPWAWGQNLIMFVRQFGKYAQAEATLLAKCPGYYTLFGDTTEISSLLEV, encoded by the coding sequence ATGAGTTCTTTGGTGCATCTGCCCAGTGGCCCGACGCTGGATTACTGGTGGGAGCGGCTTCGAGGAAAACCCCAACGAAAGCGCTTCCTGCTGACCAAAATCATCGAAGTCACGGCCTATGGTTTCTTCAAAGCCAAACGTCCGGAGGAAACGGCAGCCCTGACTTGTGTGCCCGTGCTGCAACTCAAGCCGATGCTAAAAAAGAATGGTGTGAAGCAGGATGCAAAGGCAGTTGTGGTGGTGCCCACGCGGTGCCAAAGCCGGGCGAATTGTGCCCAGTTGGAAAGACTCATGGAGAGGCTCGTAACGCAGAGTGCCAGCTTGATCGTGGTCAATGATGGCTCGAAATGCTGGCCCAAGCTACCGACTTCAGTTCATCAGCTCGACCATTCAAACGGCCGGGGGCCGGCGGCGGCCCGCAACACGGGAATCGCTCATGCCTTGAAAATGGGTGCGGACATAATCCTGATGACCGACATGGACTGTGTTCCCCAAGAAAACTGGGTGGCGGCAACACGAAGAGCATTCCAAGGAAATCCCTACGCGCATGCATTTTCGGGGTTGACCCTGTCGCTGAACGCAACGTGGATGGATCGCTATCACGATATCAACGGAACGCTGAATGGCAGACGTTTCAAGGAGACCCCGTTTCTCCTTTACGGTCCTACATGCAATTTGGCCATTAGCCGTGAACTAGCCCAGGCAGTCTCCTTTGATGAGAGCTTCAGGAGCGCAGCCTGCGAGGATATCGATTTCTGCTTTCGGGCCCTGGAGCGGGGCTTTCGTGTGCTGCACGCCCCAGAAATGGTGGTCCATCATGACTACCAATACCGGCCTTGGGCGTGGGGTCAGAATCTGATTATGTTCGTCCGGCAGTTCGGTAAATATGCCCAAGCTGAAGCGACGTTATTGGCAAAGTGCCCCGGTTACTACACTCTCTTCGGAGATACCACTGAGATTTCGAGCTTGTTGGAAGTCTAA
- a CDS encoding radical SAM protein, producing MQSEAVTPVHPRELILELSHNCNLSCQMCGFVKERNQPGYLMTEQTLAQVLDAFEVPPEVVRLNGRGESTFHPQFPQFSRIIRSRWPEASLHLFTNLNIRDEDRVLLLKEHRIQLFISMDSPEPEELARIRKGANWNLMQRNFNLLRDMNPRPFLVFTLQADNLHQIKAMAQFAQNQKIGLIYNVVRSDQPDYRLQNRLIGEWQGVRTEFQEAFQLMQASGLSCLMPDQIQGIEMELGQARRTNGRRGSCPALERETCVQYDGQVTPCNMFHPQVFGHIRQGRIGHILSSPAAQDFRETHKNHPYCANCAWLGDAA from the coding sequence ATGCAATCAGAAGCAGTAACACCGGTCCATCCCCGGGAACTCATCCTGGAGCTCAGCCACAATTGCAACCTGTCCTGCCAAATGTGCGGATTTGTCAAGGAGCGCAACCAGCCGGGCTACTTGATGACTGAACAGACCTTGGCCCAGGTTCTTGATGCGTTTGAGGTTCCACCTGAAGTCGTGCGCCTCAATGGCAGAGGAGAAAGCACCTTCCACCCCCAGTTCCCGCAGTTTAGCCGTATCATTCGATCCCGCTGGCCTGAGGCGTCCCTCCATCTGTTTACGAATCTGAACATCCGTGACGAAGATCGGGTGCTTTTGCTCAAAGAGCACCGTATCCAGCTCTTCATTTCCATGGACTCGCCGGAACCTGAGGAACTCGCGCGCATCCGCAAAGGGGCGAATTGGAACTTGATGCAGCGGAACTTCAACCTGCTGCGAGACATGAACCCCCGACCTTTTCTGGTCTTTACCCTTCAGGCAGACAACCTTCATCAGATCAAAGCGATGGCGCAATTTGCGCAGAATCAAAAAATCGGACTCATCTACAACGTGGTGCGATCAGATCAGCCGGATTACCGACTACAAAACCGATTGATCGGTGAATGGCAGGGCGTGCGCACGGAGTTCCAGGAGGCGTTTCAGTTGATGCAGGCTTCAGGGCTTAGCTGCCTGATGCCGGATCAAATCCAGGGCATTGAGATGGAACTCGGGCAGGCCCGACGCACAAACGGAAGGCGCGGCTCCTGTCCCGCCTTGGAACGGGAAACCTGCGTCCAATACGATGGCCAAGTCACCCCCTGCAATATGTTTCATCCCCAAGTCTTTGGTCACATCCGGCAGGGACGAATCGGGCACATCCTCTCTTCCCCTGCGGCACAGGACTTTCGCGAAACACATAAAAATCATCCCTACTGTGCCAACTGCGCCTGGCTTGGAGACGCGGCATGA
- a CDS encoding radical SAM protein, with protein MRFVFKPTHLYYLISFGCNERCTKCHHWAIRPAPKPLEPELISDAINQMPNVREFCIVGGEPLLFRERISEILFSIEKHPVRTVLITNGVLLTPDFLDRIAHLNLHIVVSIDTLDREKWKFVRGRDTMEVVMGNLNHARSVLRTDQLSLQSVLAAETREDIPAVRALCDEWGIYHSVQDYMTEGFNGEWTTLPSEQKRIPDHEICYSAGRNLSIMPNGDVFTCFQQTWIMGCQKPLGNLKTERIDDILNSSYTESVQEAMRRCNHPCKVLKCNQKQ; from the coding sequence ATGAGATTCGTCTTCAAGCCCACACACCTCTACTACTTGATCTCGTTTGGCTGCAACGAGCGCTGCACCAAGTGTCACCACTGGGCGATTCGTCCGGCACCCAAGCCTCTGGAACCAGAACTTATTAGCGACGCGATCAACCAGATGCCCAACGTGCGCGAGTTCTGCATTGTTGGCGGCGAACCGTTGCTCTTCCGAGAACGGATCAGCGAAATCCTCTTTTCCATTGAGAAGCATCCAGTCCGAACGGTGCTAATTACCAATGGGGTGCTCCTCACACCTGATTTTCTGGACCGCATCGCCCATTTGAATCTCCATATCGTGGTCTCCATTGATACCCTCGACCGTGAGAAATGGAAATTCGTCCGCGGTCGAGACACGATGGAGGTGGTGATGGGGAATTTGAACCATGCCCGCTCGGTTCTACGGACTGACCAGCTCAGCCTCCAGTCGGTCCTTGCCGCAGAAACCCGGGAGGATATTCCCGCAGTCAGGGCACTCTGTGACGAGTGGGGCATTTACCACAGCGTTCAGGATTACATGACAGAAGGGTTCAATGGTGAATGGACCACACTGCCCTCGGAGCAGAAACGGATACCCGATCACGAAATCTGTTACTCCGCCGGTCGCAACCTCTCCATCATGCCGAATGGGGATGTGTTCACCTGTTTTCAGCAGACATGGATCATGGGGTGCCAAAAGCCCCTGGGCAATCTGAAGACCGAGCGGATTGACGATATTCTGAATTCTTCCTACACGGAATCGGTCCAAGAAGCCATGAGACGCTGCAACCACCCCTGTAAGGTGCTCAAATGCAATCAGAAGCAGTAA